The following is a genomic window from Pecten maximus chromosome 19, xPecMax1.1, whole genome shotgun sequence.
aaggtagGCAGGTCTACAATGCATTATCAACAGAAAGGTTTTGTGACAAAGAATGCACATCAAAAATTAAAGCCATATCCTGtacaattttaacaaaatgtggCCAAggttaaagatatttttaaaagaaatgtgAAATATCTAAACTATATCCTCATCAGTATTGACAGAGCACTGTTTTATATCAACTTAAACCTAGCTGTCTAACAGATGACGACGACGGTATAGAAATAGCTCCCCTAAACTTTGTTCCGGTAAGATAAAAATCCTACCAGTCTAATGATCTGTACCTTATACGGCCATGTCCTCAAACCAGATTTTGCACTACATCAATGTTATAATTTTAgaatattataatttgaaatgatTGACTCCTGGGGCCAAATCTAGATTTCAGTTTGCTTTTTgaggtttattttattttttaagtagCATATTTAATACCAATACTATTATAGTTTTACTATATTTGATGCTATTCTGCCTGTATATCTGTTAACTCTATCGTAGTTAATAactatttatacatgtattacatttgGTGGtcttgtttaataaataaagatcatttaattCAAGTCTTCCAACTAGTTTTTCACTACATTAGCGATAAATTACTCCATATTCAGCTTCAGTTGATATGAATATGGAATGCTCAACATTGTAGACAAGTTGTCTTTACACATATAAACGATGGCagatttaatttcatttgtcaACATCTGAAATCTTTACTTCAAACACTTAATATATTCTTTTCTCACACATGAATGTTTGTGTATATCATTTTCACAAACTGTCTCCATGCAAACATCCATTTTGTATTCAATGAGGTTATCAGCTTTCTGACGGAAGTTCGGCCCCACATTCAATGCGTACAAACTTGTTCACTGTGGCcctgttttcttttaaatattctCCTACAACAATTTCTGGATCAAAGAGGAATTCCTGAAACACAAGTCTAGTTTCCTCCTCTTTACTTTTACTAATCTTCTCTTCCTCGTCACTATCACTTTCATCGTCACTATCATCGCTCTCATCATCACTGGTATCTGATTCCTCTGCAGGTTGATCATCCCTGTCAGCGAGAGGCTTGTCATTTTCAAAGTCGCCTACAGTGTTAGGCTTCAGCCCCAGAATGTGTTGACACAATTGTTTGGCTACAGTTTTCAAGGGGCCAACCTCCTCTGACCCATCCTGACTCACATCGAGTAAAACAGCATATTTTCCCATCCTACAGCCATCAACCTCGATATCCGAACCTACAATGTTAATTCATTGACAATTAACATGACAAAACACGGGACAGTTTCAGTAAGAAAATATGAATTGTCATAAAATTACCAGATTCAATTTCAATTCATCATCATGTAAAACTACCGGCCCAGGTTTTCCTTCACAACTAGTCAACAATCATACAAGCTACCTGGCTGTATTACTGGATCATTTTAGTGGGAGAAAATGAGATCTGTTCCTAAAACAGCTGGCTGGAGACAGACTCCAGGACAAATGAATTACCAGAGGACAAATGAATTAACAGGAACAAAATAACATTTGGCAATTCTGCTCCCATGAGTTAGCACCCAGATGGTGGATATCAGACTATTCAAAAACagatttgtgttttttttattgataaacatttaAGTATATGAATTtcaatgtatatagatataagtatTGGCAGATTTGATTGCACAATTagacatatacaaatgtagtttaaCACAGAAATAGGCAGGGGAAATGATCCTGTCAAAACCCGCTCCACTATTCACCTAGGCAGGGGAAATGATCCTGTCAAAACCTGTTCCACTATTCACCTAGGCAGGGGAAATGATCCTGTCAAAACCTGTTCCACTATTCACCTAGGCAGGGGAAAAGATCCTGTCAAAACCTGTTCCACTATTCACCTAGGCAGGGGAAATGATCCTGTCAAAACCTGTTCCACTATTCACCTAGGCAGGGGAAATGATCCTGTCAAAACCTGTTCCACTATTCACCTAGGCAGGGGAAATGATCCTGTCAAAACCTGGTCCACTATTCACCTAGGCAGGGGAAATGATCCTGTCAAAACCTGGTCCACTATTCACCTAGGCAGGGGAAATGATCCTGTCAAAACCTGTTCCACTATTCACCTAGGCAGGGGAAATGATCCTGTCAAAACCTGTTCCACTATTCACCTAGGCAGGGGAAATGATCCTGTCAAAACCTGGTCCACTATTCACCTAGGCAGGGGAAATGATCCTGTCAAAACATGTTCCACTATTCACCTAGGCAGGGGAAATGATCCTGTCAAAACCTGTTCCACTATTCACCTAGGCAGGGGAAATGATCCTGTCAAAACCTGTTCCACTATTCACCTAGGCAGGGGAAATGATCCTGTCAAAACATGTTCCACTATTCACCTAGGCAGGGGAAATGATCCTGTCAAAACATGTTCCACTATTCACCTAGGCAGGGGAAATGATCCTGTCAAAACCTGGTCCACTATTCACCTAGGCAGGGAAAATGATCCTGTCAAAACATGTTCCACTATTCACCTAGGCAGGGGAAATGATCCTGTCAAAACCTGTTCCACTATTCACCAAGGCAGGGGAAATGATCCTGTCAAAACATGTTCCACTATTCACCAAGGCAGGGGAAATGATCCTGTCAAAACCTGTTCCACTATTCACCAAGGCAGGGGAAATGATCCTGTCAAAACCTGGTCCACTATTCACCTAGGCAGGGGAAATGATCCTGTCAAAACCTGTTCCACTATTCACCTAGGCAGGGGAAATGATCCTGTCAAAACCTGTTCCACTATTCACCTAGGCAGGGGAAATGATCCTGTCAAAACCTGTTCCACTATTCACCTAGGCAGGGGAAATGATCCTGTCAAAACCCGCTCCACTATTCACCTAGGCTGGGGAAATGATCCTGTCAAAACCCGTTCCACTATTCACCTAGGCAGGGGAAATGATCCTGTCAAAACCTGTTCCACTATTGAGCAATTCCTTTAAAAACCTGTTTCACTATTCATCCACTTTTAGCTGGGAACTGCAGAAGCCAGATTAATAGAGCTTGATCATGACTTTACTACATTTACCAACTCCTATAAAACTAACATTTCAACAATATGAAACACAATACATGtgtaatgtatttaaaaaaggATGAAGAGAAAACCACATCTATCCATTTACACCCCAACATAATGTTATGCAGAACCACCCACCCTTACAGGGTGTGTACAGATCTGGTCAAACTATATTAAACAATTTCTGCAATGCCTGGTGCTTCATACTGTTTGAATGTGTTTTCAGGACTAAATGGCCCATTATTTTTCAGGTCAATACGGGACAAAATGCAAATTACCTTTGAACTTTCAACTTTGATTTCTATAGCATACCTGTCAAATGTCGGAAAGACCTCCGATAGCTGATCTGTAATGTCTCAAAAATAGGAACTGTCCCGATAAGATCCTGTACACGTCTAggtggacagacagacagacaacctgattctagtAATTAACTCCCCCTGAATTTATTGCAGTTATATAAATATCCTAGATTCTGTGGCTACTTTTGTGAGAAGCTGTAACTAGGCAGAGGTGATTATTTCGTTGAATACCTGTAGCATGAATGTAGGTTTCCAGGTGTGAATTGGGTGCCACACCTATGTGTGTAACACGACGAGCTGATACATTCTCCCCAACTTTTCCAACCGTCATTGCAACCAAGTCTGACACATTCTGGTTGTCAGCCAATATCAATGGCATCAAGATTTTCCTTAGGAAGAGATACCTACAAATTAAGAAACAGTTCATGTGTTGAGGGGACActtgtgttgttatacaggaGACATAGATCTGTTTTACTCACAAAATACAGGGATATAGGATTCCTCTGTTACCCCCAGGGATATAGGATTCCTCTGTTACCCCCAGGGATATAGGATTCCTCTGTTACCCCAGGGATATAGGATACCTCTGTTACCCCCAGGGATATATGATTCCTCTGTTACCCCCAGGGATATAGgattcctctgtcacccccAGGGATATATGATTCCTCTGTTACCCCCAGGGATATAGGATTCCTCTGTTACCCCCAGGGATATAGGATTCCTCTGTTACCCCCAGGGATATAGGATTCCTCTGTTACCCCCAGGGATATATGATTCCTCTGTTACCCCCAGGGATATATGATTCCTCTGTTACCCCCAGGGATATAGGATTCCTCTGTTACCCCAGGGATATATGATTCCTCTGTTAGCCCCAGGGATATATGATTCCTCTGTTACCCCCAGGGATATAGGATTCCTCTGTTACCCCAGGGATATAGGATTCCTCTGTTAGCCCCAGGGATATAGGATTCCTCTGTTAGCCCCAGGGATATATGATTCCTCTGTTACCCCCAGGGATATATAATTCCTCTGTCACCCCCAGGGATATATGATTCCTCTGTTAGCCCCAGGGATATATGATTCCTCTGTTAGCCCCAGGGATATAGGATTCCTCTTTTACCCCAGGGATATATGATTCATGATTCCTCTGTTACCCCAGGGATATATGATTCCTCTGTTAGTGTTACCCCAGGGATATATGATTCCTCTGTTAGTGTTACCCCAGGGATATATGATTCATGATTCCTCTGTTAGCCCTAGGGATATATGATTCCTCTGTTAGCCCCAGGGATATATAATTCCTCTGTTAGCCCCAGGGATACATAATTCCTCCGTTACCCCAAGGATGTATAATTCCTCTGTCACCCCCAGGGTATGTGATTCCTCCGTTACCCCAGGGATATATGATTCCTCTGTTACCCCAGGGAGATATGATTCCTCTGTTAGCCCCAGGGATATATATCCTCTGTTACCCCCAGGGATATAAGATTCCTCTGTTACCCCCAGGGATATATTATTCTATCTGATGACATTTGGCTATAAACATTCTGAACCGTTTAAACTAGAGTTGCCTACCTGTGTACTACTAGGGGCTGCCATGAAGTATCGGTGACAGCCGGAAGTTATTTGGGATACAAGATCCTGGAACTTTTCATTTTTGGCCACAAAGTCTGTTTCACAATTGATCTGTAAAGCAAAACATCAAACATCAAAcatcaaaacatcaaacatcaaacatcaaaacatcaaaacatcaaaacacatttgtgtttaaaacataaaaacatcaaacatcaaaacacatttgtgtttgtacataaaaacatcaacaacTAAAAACTAACATAGTTAAATGTAAGGTGAT
Proteins encoded in this region:
- the LOC117317478 gene encoding elongation factor Ts, mitochondrial-like yields the protein MIRNILKPCFKQSFLGTIKSYATIVDKASLSKLRKKTGIGFMNCRKALEQFENDIDKAEKWLLEQAQKEGWAKATKLQGRPMSQGLVGVMSDNQRATVVEINCETDFVAKNEKFQDLVSQITSGCHRYFMAAPSSTQRNHISLGYLFLRKILMPLILADNQNVSDLVAMTVGKVGENVSARRVTHIGVAPNSHLETYIHATGSDIEVDGCRMGKYAVLLDVSQDGSEEVGPLKTVAKQLCQHILGLKPNTVGDFENDKPLADRDDQPAEESDTSDDESDDSDDESDSDEEEKISKSKEEETRLVFQEFLFDPEIVVGEYLKENRATVNKFVRIECGAELPSES